In Aricia agestis chromosome 13, ilAriAges1.1, whole genome shotgun sequence, the genomic window CGAACTTGGAAACAACAATAATTGAGTCTATATTCATTCTTATAGGATTTTTATGGTAGTTtcgttattttaatgtaaaatatttgttatcTAAAGGGTGTTTATCTTGGCCGGTTATCTCCATGACCCTGGTAGCTAGGGTCTAGCGGATTTTGGTAATAAGAGAGACCTTTTGAGTTTATCAGTAATAtatcaaattaaaatgtttattattttagttgtcTACACTAGGGCAGGTCTATTATAGTATTTATACTAGTATTATAAGTCTGTACTCTTTACGGTTAaacccacagacatagatcatgatagataccacatgtgtatgtacttcgcgtgccatatcgcgctcccaaacgacgagcaatgctcgtctttcgaaagtctgttctttagtctgctatagGAATCGGACCTCAATCGCTAtttttaaaatgcctaaatgcctaaaagtgtattgagctgtagaaattgaAATAGAAACGGTGGAttagataatgggcacttttcttatcatcggtacatcacagtagctataaaaaaatggcacgctcgttttcatagaaatggagcgacatgcagAATGCGGTacctatcttgatctatgtctgtggttaaaCCTTAGAcccaattttgacagttttatatAGGCGTATTTTAAGTCCCtatataaaatcttttgatagtttttatcttggaaaaatgtaaggttaatcgagcgataaaccaatttcaaCGCATTCAATTTCAacatctagtaaataaataacgaAGCGTCGAGTTAGCTATGCCCTTTGGCCTGTACATCCGTCGTGGAATATTTATACGGTATTTGAAGTACCCCAACTTCGCACAATTTTAAAGGGTTTATTTTAAAGTGCATAACCACATCACGTTCCATTGACACCGAGGTGGTGGTTTCTGAAAATTACTTCATTTGCCTGACCTCGCTCAGCGCTgcgatttttgtttttttgaaaACACATTCGTCGCAACGCTTAAGAGCTAGCCGATTGCTTATACACGAGCGATACTATTTCTTGTCGGCTGACGTCGACTCGTCGACGGATACCGACGACAGGTGGCGACATCAATAAAATTTTCTACTCTGCCGCGCGCTctaaagctgcgcgtccaccggGTCGGAATCGGAGCGGGTGCGaacggagcgtcgtcatttataattcgtcaggcgcagaaatgacgTTCCAGTACACGCAGtaccatacaaattacaaatcaatacaaaatagagaagtgccgactagtcggtccGGCCCCGgcatccggccacttttgtagtcggcgactagtcggcaaaaagcgccgactaatcgtctttttactttttagctattaaatgttcATATCACACTCAATCAGTATGATATGAACATTTCATAATTTTCgtcatttcaaaattaaatgaagCTTTTCTGAAATAACTTGCTAGTAatgacattatttttataaatatcattttacaacaaattaagtatgtattattaaatcgagatttcatgtatttacatgaaatattattttgatgaaaaCCATCAATTATTACTGTAtcatagaaacaaaataaaataacgtacgcgaagtaaacataacacgattcgacacgtttgcaggTGGCGTGTGCGACTTACCGgcgaaacagcagtaaaaaagtGTTAcggaaaccatgatcggcttggccgactcgTCGGCcaattagtcggcttctttgcagccgactaatcggctagtcggccaaagtcatgatcggcacatctctaatacaaagcaacaaatccgtccgctccgattccgatccggtAGACGCGCACTTTAAATCTACATTACTTGATGTAATATCTCGTACCTGACAGTCGCGCGAGCAGTACCACTGGTTGGCGCAGCCGGCGCACACGAACTTGGCGGTGCGGGCGCGGCAGCCCTGGCACGTGGGGGCGTCGTCCCCGCCCTCGTCGATCACGAGCCGCCCGCCCCCGGCCCCGACCCCCGCGTTAGCTCCGCCCCCGCCCGACCCGCCGCTCTCCTCCGACGCGCCACTCTCCTCCTCCTCCTACACATAATAAAAAAGGCTATACTTGTAGTTACGCATAGAACGAGACTACAGCGTtgcatacgagggctgctatttatgtatccggaactggccacttacaagaacaatatttaaaaagtaattacaacatttgaaaatagaactctttggttgaagaatacattttgtttcatgtgactgtcaattatttttccattgtggcgtcattttgaaaattgcgtgtcttcatttgccatggatttaacgcgtgaacattttcgtgcaatgatttactacgattttcggcgtgggctaaatcaacaacagtgctttattcaactcaccgcaacttttggagatgaagcaccatcaaaaaccactgtttatcactggtacagtgagtttaatcgtgggcggtctatgctcacggatgaaaataaagaaggtcgcccaaaaacagctgttgtcccacaaaatatagatgctgtgcgggaactaataatgcgtgatcgtcatgttacatatcgcgagatagaggcgtccttaggcataagtatgacgagcatacataagatattacacgaacatttggctgtaaaaataatatgttcacgttggattccgcacaacttgacaatcgatcaaaaacgggctcgtgtcgattggtgcaaaaaaatgataaaaaaatacaaccgtggtacgtcaaaagccgtttataatatctacacaggtgatgaatcttggatctatgcatatgaccccgaaactaaacaacagtcaacggtgtgggtgttccaagatgagccgaaaccaacaaaagttactcgtgcaaaaagtactttgaagcaaatggtcgcctgtttttttggaattaatggacatgtggctacagtgccattaaataatcgtaaaacggttaattctgaatggtatacgaccatttgtttaccagaagtctttgaagaaataagaaaggacaaccgacaacgcagaataatattacatcacgacaatgctagctgtcacacctcagctgaaacaactcagtttttggagggtcaaaagatcgaattgactggtcatccgccgtacagccctgatttggcacctaacgatttctttttatttccatacgcgaagaacaaattacgtggtcaacgtttttcgagccgcgaagaggctgttgatgcgttcaaaatgcacgttttggagatacctcaatcagaatggaaaaagtgctatgaaaattggttccagcgtatgaaaaagtgtgtcgatcatcgcggcgaatattttgaaaagcaataaaaccatattaaatgatatatgtttgtttctttctttaattccggatacataaatagcagccctcgtaatataGTAGAAAGCTGAAAGCCACTCTAACCCCTAGTTCAGACACAGGGGGTTGCTGGTGCATACATAGGTTTTTTTAATTGCTCGCAGCTTATTACAAAGGCGTTATAGAAGTTTGCGATCGTGGATTCCGCGCTAACATCGCTGTTTGTCTCCTCCTCTTGTGCACTATCTTATTGTGTATAacaatgatattgtacttaaacagatatgttacgtccatactattttccggcttaaatctcttccgaacaattttcaaattcaaaattgcagacattgacaaatttgacagatgagtgaaacaaaagatacgaaaaaccatttacgtaaaagagacagttctatttttaaacgtcgaatcgtatcgctgtctctttcttcgcctgagctataaCGAAAATTcggttttttccagattgttcgaaaaaataattgaaaatgtaaataatcgaggtatttattgcaatcaagacatgtggtaagagattccatgtgttttgtttactttcgagtcataattggtacatttttacatacacgcacgacgtcattttcaatttatttagataagacaagacgcggcacattcgtgactgcgcttgatgcagactaaacaacagacggcccaattgggctgtatttgaagcttcacaacgcgcgcggtagtaacatatctggtttgagtatttcatcattggtgTATAATAGCACAAGAGAAATTGACAAAAACCTACGAGTTAATGCACGAAATTGTAAATATGTACCACAATATCAATTTAGCTCAATATTTCGATTTCAGGCTGACCTGCTGCCTTACTCCCGACAGAATcagaatcgaatcagctcgatctcaaTAGTTTTTGTTACTTCCGACATATATACTAGCGGACGATCTTGCTGCAGCTCAATTTGAAACTAATCagactcgtaaatcaaaatcgtatcagggcccgtaccacgaaacggttttgagactcaaataatcgtacgagaatgttgcgtcctactctaacaaacgtgaaatgacgttgttagagcaggacgcggaattctcgtccgattgtacGAGTCTCAAAACGATTTCCTAGTAGGCCTACAGTTTCGGCCTTCGGGAGTAAGACTACTggttattagtaattagtatattgaCTCATCGTCCGTCTCTTTCTAGCAcacgtataataatatgatattggtATACTCACCAAGTGCACAACTTCAGGTTTCTCTGGCTGCGGTTCAGGCTGCGCGGGCTGCACCGGCGTGATGGTTATCTCGCCGCAACTCTGTATACAAACAACACTAATTAACATCTAAACCTCTAAAATAAacagatataattttttttcccgTCAATTAAGTTTTAAAGCGAACGCTTTGCTCTAGAAAGCCAAGCAAAAATTTCGTTCCCCGTGTTAGAACAGTTATAAATTAGCAAACTATAGTTTGCACTACTTAAatgtacaagttggaaccgagcgacacacgacaactgcagacgacgtgtcgtcgcgacactactggtttctatgtatttctattttctataaAACActctccgcagctagcgacacttattcatcaAAATACCTAGGAACCAGCTATTTACTTTAGCTCTCGTATTGCAATATAAATGAAATGAGAATGAAGTGCTATAATTTCGTCAATGAGCATTGCCATTCTCGTTAAACATAACTTCAGGGGACCATCTTTCGAAATTATTGTGAATGTGTTTCTAAATTTCACCAATGCCCGTTAGTGTTGTCAAAATATCATTCCTTCGCTTGCATTTATACAAGCAACGAAAGTGATGACATAACTTTAACAGTAGTTGGTGAGTAACGAAATATCGAATACCCCAAATCTCTTCGGAGCaaacttaaaaactaaatttagaATTTTGATCAAACGGAGGCCAATCAACACACCAATTAGGCAAACGTTGGTACATTGAGGTGATACCTTGGCCTGACCGAATGTCAGCGGTGCGCTCTGTTTTCGTTCCGGCGACGTGAGCAGTTTAGCCAACGTCGGTGAGCAACTCTGAGGCGCGGGGGGCGCCTGCTGGAATGTTGGCAACACTCATTCAAGCTTCAAGTTTAGAACAGATCGACGCACACATTTGCAAGCGGCCAATCGCAAAAAAGCACACCGTGGGACCCAATATGCAAGCCAATcataatgaaacaaaaaaaatatggcaaAGCAACATGAAACCGAACGTGCCACTATGTACCTTAGTTAGTATTCCGTGGAGAAGAGAGTTTTGTTGGCTCTGCGACGGTGTCTCCTGGCCGGTGGTGACGGGGAGGAGCGATATCTCGGGGTAGGGCGGGGGGGGCGGCAGTCTCGGACTGGAGGACGCCATCCGCTCTACCTGCTTGATCGGTATATTGTGCTCCTCCTGCCTGTCCGGTCGCCTTCTCTCCGGTCTCTCCGGTCGTATATGGTGCTCCGGCCTGTTCGTCATCGTCTCTGGTGGCCTGTTGGGTATCATACTGCTATTGTTCTGCTGCATGTTGGCAAATTGTACAAGAACATCCTTGAAGGAGAGCCCATTGGGTAGGCCGCCCGCTTGGATCTGTTGCAGTCTCTCCAACATGGCTTTCTGGTTCTGAAACATTAGAAAGTTCAGCCATAGTAGTAGCctgcatccatactaataagtagacagacagacaaactttcataTTAAACCATTTATAAATTTCCTATTAGTAAGCAACAGTGAGTATTAGTAGTTCAAATATAGTCTTCACctcaaacataataattatcaataaaaatcaaaatattgtcATTGAAATTAAAATGATTGTCCACAGCAACATGCACCaaccttatttataaaaataggtatgtacactgtacagcaTTCAATTGCATCAATTTCATGAGCTCAATATGTATAATTGTGAATGAGGCGAAGGCCGCGTGAGAGATCAAGGCCGCACTAATGTCAAGAACCGAGATGCTAAAGGAATACTCATGAAAAGGTTTGAGTGGTTTTTGTTCTAAGATTAAATAAACTATGCTCTAGTGAGCTCTACTATAGCAGGGTTTCTCAACTTTTGGCCGATAACATGAACCCCTTGTGATATATGAccccaaaaaaatcatattccaGGTACAATATAAAATAGCAAATCTGAATACAATAGTAAAAATAGTGCATAAATTAAaatgcacatatttttttaaacaacaaaAACATACACAAATGTTTGAAGTGTACAATTGAAGTCACGAgagttaaaatatttgtatttcaaaCATACAAGAGTaggctatgaataataaaaactaaggaaaagtaactctgtcaaaaaacatgctccacaatacttgtcaaaaaagtgtaccttaggtacacatttcaatacatttgcaatatttaggtgaccttgagcggtactaggctgatgttacatgacaaatcaaaaggaaccaaaacggtaatagtatgggagttacgattccttagtttttattattcgtagggagtagatatatttgtatttaaatcatataatttGTGCATGtacacaatttttgttttttgtttctgTAAGAGACAAGTGGGACTTACCATATCCAAGTTATTAAATAACATGTTGATATTGCCCAAGTTGTTCATGTTGTCCATCTTGGGAGCGATGGGCCTGGGTGTGTTCATCATGCTGGGATTGACCATCGACTTCATCCGTCTCCCCCTTCTTGGAGTGATATCTGGATTCCTCTGTCTGTAGTCTGCTATTATTGACTTAACATCTTTTGTGGGACCTTGACGGCCCATTGGTAAACCGAAACTCGTCGGGAGCTGTCCGTTCATATCTCTCGGGAAACCTGGCATGGGTCCGGGCATCATCATTTGAGGGAAAACAGGTTTAGGCATGCCCTGCATATGAGCCTTGTCGTACGGCGGAGGAAGTCCCGATAGGGGGTTAAAGTGTGACGTAACAGGCATAACCTGGGGTTGCATCATGGGATTCATCACTGGGCCCGGTGGCTTTATAACGAGACCTGAAATTTCGTCACTTTTGTCGATGGCCAGGTTTTTTGCTTGGTTCAAATAGTCAAACGGATCTGTGCGTTCCGCGCCATTCACGTCGGCACTCTTTTCAAAGGATATCACTTGTTTTCTTCTCAACAGCCTCAGAAGAATTTCCTCTTTCACTTTCTTCAAGTGTAAAATATTGTTCCACTCATGTTCCTTTTTCTGTGCTAGTTCTCGCAGTGTTTGTATTTCAGACAGCAGCTGCTCCGTGTGCCTCTGTATTTCATCAACATTGTTCTTGGTGGCCGTCTGTATGTAATCACTGACCATAGAATCATGTTGGGGGAATGTCTTTTCAACCTCCTGGCATAGTTTCTTCAATGGAGACTCAGTGTCAATGTCTTGACTAGGCCTCCTTTTACTAGCCTGCTCCTCCTGTAAAATTTGTGTAAATGACTAACATGTTCTTATTAAGATTACAACTAAAagcatacaataaataataagctAATGTTTTATGATGCTAGCATAGGGCTTCCGCATTGAATTTCAGTGGCTACAAGGtttttatgtgaaaattaaatattcccgaatttaacaattaaaataaatcaagCTATCACATATACTTTAAGCACCTTGCAAATATCACCATTAACAGGTAGACTGTTCTtgtttttttctattttgtctGGAATTTCCAATACTTCCGCTTCAGTCTCCATAGGTTCAGCTTTGGCAACTTTCAATTCTTCTTCTACTCTCATAACGTTTTCCTCCTCAACCTCAGTTTCTTCTTTAACCTCCTCAACAATTCTTTCTTCCTCTATAAATGAAGTAGCTGGCTCATTTATTGTTTCAAGTCTTGCTTCCTTGGGGTCctctgaaaattttaaattatttaagtcaATATAAATATAACAG contains:
- the LOC121732897 gene encoding uncharacterized protein LOC121732897; amino-acid sequence: MNEIGLKIVESQLNVSETGVPSAPENGTENEADPLSMGTENVPSNEQEATIQGDKREDDCDDNAKEEPINEVQEGEVASQQADIEKEDPKEARLETINEPATSFIEEERIVEEVKEETEVEEENVMRVEEELKVAKAEPMETEAEVLEIPDKIEKNKNSLPVNGDICKEEQASKRRPSQDIDTESPLKKLCQEVEKTFPQHDSMVSDYIQTATKNNVDEIQRHTEQLLSEIQTLRELAQKKEHEWNNILHLKKVKEEILLRLLRRKQVISFEKSADVNGAERTDPFDYLNQAKNLAIDKSDEISGLVIKPPGPVMNPMMQPQVMPVTSHFNPLSGLPPPYDKAHMQGMPKPVFPQMMMPGPMPGFPRDMNGQLPTSFGLPMGRQGPTKDVKSIIADYRQRNPDITPRRGRRMKSMVNPSMMNTPRPIAPKMDNMNNLGNINMLFNNLDMNQKAMLERLQQIQAGGLPNGLSFKDVLVQFANMQQNNSSMIPNRPPETMTNRPEHHIRPERPERRRPDRQEEHNIPIKQVERMASSSPRLPPPPPYPEISLLPVTTGQETPSQSQQNSLLHGILTKQAPPAPQSCSPTLAKLLTSPERKQSAPLTFGQAKSCGEITITPVQPAQPEPQPEKPEVVHLEEEESGASEESGGSGGGGANAGVGAGGGRLVIDEGGDDAPTCQGCRARTAKFVCAGCANQWYCSRDCQVAAWDDHSEMCSG